The genomic interval GGCCCCTATGGTATATTTGTGATACTGGattatataaatgaaatttaCCTCACATTGATttagcataaaaacacattttaaactcaGTAATAAAGTGTCTCTGGTTGCAAGTAATTGTATAATTGGATCACTACAAAGACAACGTTTACAGCCAACTTGAAGACGATTTTAACACGTTAAATGTTTCCATCGTCCCGTAACTGTTCATCACTTTGTTAGATTTCATCATCACATCTCATAGTAACTGAACTCCAGCAATAGTCGGCGAGTGTATCATCCCCGTGCACTGCGCAGCACCGGCACGGTGTGACTCTGCTGTTGCAATTACAGCGTGCAGTGAAGCATTTaacacagtgctgctgctgtctgcatgtATATCTGAACCTCTGTCTCTGCGCAGTGCCTCTCCCAGGTCTTAGTGAGAGAAGTTGACTCCACCACCTCCTCACTTGTTCTTCCTCCAGCTCACAGTGAGTCTGTATGGGTGGAGTGCTTTGAGGTCGTGATCAGCCCCAGAGGCCGCGCATCCAACAGCCCCCGCCTTCCCCGTCCCCACCCCGCAAACATCCACAGCCATCATGGGGGAGGTAGTCCAAATGCACTTCACCACGGTGGACTACGTCATCTTTGCCTTGCTGTTGGTGGCCTCAGCTGGCATCGGCCTCTTCTACGCCTTCTCCGGTGGGCGCCAGCGCACAACACAGGTACACCGTGATGTTTAGACACAGTGATGatttttcttcatctctttcCAGACAGTAGCAGGGTTCCCATGGACTCTTAGAAAGTCTCAAAAGGAATTAAATtcataaatctataaataattGGTATCAAAATGTCTGAATGaatctttcagaagtcttaaaaaaacGGTAGGACATTGAAAGTAACATATtaagaatcacttttttttaatgtagcatcctaaaatcattggtgatatgtattttttcaaaataatgtatgtatttaacatCATGCAGATCTGgacagaggaaacaaaaacactcatacatttacaacatccagtaaaatgaaaatgaacaaacttttttaaaggaatttatACATATATGATAACATATGCTAATTCATGGCTCCTACAGACATGATTGTAAATTGTAACTACATCTCgactggtttgtggaggcatGCAGCTCTAGTTCGAGATGTTCGACACTgccattttgtcttttaggaGTTCCTGATGGCTGACCGCTCCATGAGCTGCCTGCCCgtgtctctgtccctgctgGCCACTTTCCAGTCGGCCGTGGCCATCCTGGGTGCTCCGTCTGAGATTTACACTTTCGGGACCCAGTACTGGTTCCTGGGCTGCTCCTACTTCTTGGGCCTGCTCATCCCGGCTCATGTTTTCATACCGGTCTTCTACCGACTGCGGCTGTCCAGCGCCTATGAGGTACACGCAAGGAAAGAATgaatgctgcgttcatgtgatgtcgggAGGTCGCAGCCTCCTAAC from Plectropomus leopardus isolate mb unplaced genomic scaffold, YSFRI_Pleo_2.0 unplaced_scaffold25487, whole genome shotgun sequence carries:
- the LOC121966675 gene encoding sodium-dependent multivitamin transporter-like, with product MGEVVQMHFTTVDYVIFALLLVASAGIGLFYAFSGGRQRTTQEFLMADRSMSCLPVSLSLLATFQSAVAILGAPSEIYTFGTQYWFLGCSYFLGLLIPAHVFIPVFYRLRLSSAYEVHARKE